A region of the Zonotrichia albicollis isolate bZonAlb1 chromosome 13, bZonAlb1.hap1, whole genome shotgun sequence genome:
AAGAGCTCCCTTGTGGAACAGGAAAGTGTCTGTGGATCCCACAGGGCAAGGAGGGGTTCCCCTATGGAGCAGCGAGGTGTCCAGGGAGTCCCACAGTAAAGAAGTTTCACTATGGAGCAGAGAGGTGCCCAAGGATGTCCCAAAACCAAGGCCGGGTCCCCCTCCCTGAGCCCCGCACTCACTCTTGCGGCAGCTCCGGCAGCGGCAGTTCTTGCACTTGCAGGACCCTGCGCAGGAGCAGGAGTCACCTGGAGAGCGAGGGAAGGAGAGCGGGCTCAGCCGGGAGTCGGGCAGCCGGGAGCCAGGCGGGAGGCGGCCGGGACACGACGGGGCACTTACCGGCGGCACACGTGCAGTCCTGGGGGTCCatggctcggctcggctcggttTAGCTCAGTCTAGCTCGGCTCGATTCGGCTCGGTCCGGCGGGGATTGCAGCGGTGCAGAGTAGCGCCGGCCGCCCGCTATTTATGGGGCAGGACGCGGGGCGGTGCTGGCGCTGCGCACGGTGCAGCGGGGCCGCCGGCACCGGGGCCGTGCTCACCGGGGGcggtgccgtgccgtgccgtgctcAGCCCGGGGCCGTGCTCACCCCGGGGCCGGGCCATGCCGTGCTCACCCCGGGGCTATGCTCGCCCTCGGGCCGTGCTCACAGGGGGcggtgccgtgccgtgccgtgctcAGCCCGGGGCCGTGCTCACCCCGGGGCCGGGCCATGCCGTGCTCACCCCGGGGCTATGCTCGCCCTCGGGCCGTGCTCACAGGGGGCGGTGCCGTGCTGTGCCGTGCTCACCCCGGGGCCGTGCTCACCCCGGGGCTGTGCCCGCCCTCGGGCCGTGCTCACCGGGGGCGGTGCCTTGCCGTGCCGTGCTCACTCGTGGGCAGTGCGCACCCGAGGGCCGTGCTGACCGGGGTCAGTGCCCTACCCCCGGGCCGTGCTCACCCGGGGCCGTGCTGTGCTCACCACGgagccgtgccgtgccgtgccgtgcttACCCAGGTCACGGACCTGCCCCTCAcccccgctcccagcccggtATGGGGAGGTCGGGGTGTCCCACCCGCACCCCCCGTCCCCGCCAGAGTGCTGCGCTCCACGGCACCGAGACGCTGGAATGCGCGGGGTGTGGGAGTGACAGCAGTGGCACGGCACTGCCACCGCGTCCTGCACGCCTGGGACAGTGCCATGGGGCACCCTGAGGATGAGACTGTTTCAGCACCCCACTGGGAGTGGgatggccctgggcagcccccgTGGGGCTGGAGTGCTCAGATGGCCTCCCAGGACGGGTGAATCACAGAACaccctgagctggaagagaCCCAGAAGGATCATCCCATGCAGCTCCTGAACCTGCACAGGATAACTCCAAAAATCATGCCACGTCCTTGAGTGTGTTGTCCAAAAACTTCCTAAGCCTGGcttggggagcctgttccagggccCGACTACTTTCTGGGTAAAGAATATTTTCCTAATACCCAATCTAATCCTCCCTTGACAGAGTTTCATGCACTTCCCTCGGGTGAGCATGGGGATGCAGTGTGCCAGTTTGGCATTGCCAGCTAGGAACTGCTGGGAATCACTTTCTCATAAACTTTCTGAATTTTCCACCTCATCACAGGGTTTATTTGCCAACGGGCTTCCACCACCTCACACATGCCCATGGCCAGTTCAACATCCAGCATGGCAAACAgtggctgggccagggccaggctgtCCCTACGCCTGCACCCCCTGCTCTCGGTGGTGTCACAGATGGGGCAAGCCTGTGTTCAGAGCTGGTGCTGTAGCTGGGTCCATCCCCTTGGAGCCCGGGCCGGCGGGCTCTAGGACCAGGAGAGGCTCAGTGACCcgggtggctgtgccaggaacGGCTCGTGCTTGTTTGCAAGAGCACAGAGTAGTTTTTTTCCTGGCACTGtttgccagcagcagtgaggcGAAGCCAGCAGGCATTGCACACGCCACTGGCTGAGCGGGAAGGAGGAGAGGTGCAATAACCGAGCACGTGTGGTGTCACTGCACACAAACACGGGTTGGGAATTAACTTCCCTCTCTCCcggccagccccagggcagcgcTCCGGGAATGTGCTGCACCCGCGGGCCCCCCTCCAGCAGGTCGGGCTCTGCTGCACCCGTGCTTGAGGAAAAGGGAGCCTGACCTGCCAAAATGGGATCGTGCACCCCTGCACGGGGCCGTCCCAAAGGTGAGGGGTGACTGTGCAGGGCCAaagctgcagggaaagcaggGGAATTCCCAGATTGCCAGGAATCCTGTGTATCATACATGGAGGGGCTGTGCTGAATCCTGGGACATGTTGTCCTGGCTCCACGTCACTGTGAGCGGGAAAAGGCAGCACAGCATCCCCATAGAACTGTAGGTGAAGCTGTGATGGGAAAAGAGCCTGGAAAATTCCTGATTTCCCAATCTGAGCATTTCCACTAAATAGTGAGGTCATCCCACAAGCAGAACAGGGAGGAATGAACGAGTACTCCCTGAGCCACAGGCTTGCTGAAAGGCTGTGCCAGACATCAATGGGGAGAGGAGAGCTCAGAGGGGTCTGCTGTATTATGGCTGGTATTCCAAtttcccagggcacagagtAGTTAAACATAAGCCTGTTCCCATGTGAGAGGAGTGCCATGGCCAACTCTATTTTATAGCAATCATAAagtgagcagcagagctgcaacTGCCCAACACGGGTCTCAGGGCTCAGAGTGGGGATGCTGGAACCTCTATCTGCCcaccctccctctctccccaccACTTCCCCTGGAGGCAGGGGACAGCATCcgacagctgctctccatcatactgccatggggcacaggggtgggcacagcacagagccatgGGGCAGGACCACAGCAAACCCACAGGCGCCAGCAAAGCCAGACTGATTCTGTGAGCTTTGCTGCTTAAACCAGATATTTGGTGATAAATCCCATTAACAACCTCTCCTTCACTCTTGTTGTGAGCTCACCAGTGATGTTTCTGTATGGTTGGCAGTTACATTTctctgggttggaaggaataAAGATAACCCTGCTCTTTGCAGCGCACTGTTTAGTGTGATTGCTCCATGCCTACCACGTCCTGCCCTGCCTAAATTCAGCTGACACAGGGGTGGCCTTTGCACCTGCCAGAAGTGTGGGGTGATGGTGACATGTCAGGGGATGCCCTGAGGGAGGAGCCCTCCTGGAGCAAAGGGATATCCCCCTAGGGATTGGCaccctgagcagcccctgggcaggggtgCTGTGCTGTAGGCTGTGCCAAATCCCTGGCTGAGTCCTGATGGTGACTGGGTGGGTCAGGAAAGGTTTTTAACCTAAAAAAGTGACCATGAACATCTGCATTTGAGGAGTGTGGGGACAGACAGAGCCTGTCATGTTCCTGGGAAGCAtcagggtggcacagggcaccGGGGGTGCAGTGTTCTGGCAGCAGCATGGCTGTGCTCGGGCAGAGTGAGCATCACACCCTGATATGGGCATTGCAGGCAACACATCCCATTGTTGGTTTGCACCCTGGCATAGGCACCCCATCCCATTGTGGGCATTCCACCCCAGGCATTGCACCTCATCACATCCCATCACTGAAATCCTGGAATGGGCATTGCAAACCACAATGGGCATCACACTCTGGTTTGGGCATCACATCCCATCACACGCACTAAACCCTATTGCAGGCAGTGCACCCTTTTGTGGGGATCACACCCCATTGTGTGCACTGGACCCCACAGTGGAGAACCAGGTCACCTGAGCACCAGGTGACCAGGAGCACCCAGGAGCACCCAGACAGACTGGCAGAGGTGGCAGGGGGATAAGCAATGTGGTTCTACCAGCCAGTTCAACTAAACTGCCAGGAGGAAAACTAAACCTGTTTCTCTGCCACCCCACCTGCCGTGGAAATATTCCCCCTGGaaatgggcagggctggggtgctTATTACAGTGAAAGCTTGTAATAACGAGCTGCTCATTAGCCCCGAGGATCTCTGGTTGGAGGAGACAGCATGGGATTTTCCCCTGGGC
Encoded here:
- the LOC141730776 gene encoding metallothionein-2, coding for MDPQDCTCAAGDSCSCAGSCKCKNCRCRSCRKSCCSCCPASCSNCAKGCVCKEPTSSKCSCCH